In Cervus elaphus chromosome 7, mCerEla1.1, whole genome shotgun sequence, the following proteins share a genomic window:
- the PGC gene encoding gastricsin: protein MKWMVVALVSLQALEAAALVKIPLKKFKSIRETMKEKGLLEDFLRTYKYDPAQKYHFGDFSVATEPMDYMDAAYFGEISIGTPPQNFLVLFDTGSSNLWVPSVYCQSQACTSHTRFNPSLSSTYYTNEQTFSLQYGSGSLTGILGYDTLTVQGIQVPNQEFGLSKTEPGTSFLYAKFDGIMGMAYPSLSVDGATIVLQGMVQEGALTSPIFSFYLSSQQGSQDGGAVIFGGVDSSLYTGQISWAPVTQELYWQIGVEEFLIGDQATGWCSAGCQAIVDTGTSLLTVPQQFLSALLQATGAQEDQYGQFPVDCNNIQNLPTLTFVINGVQFPLPPASYILNNDDNYCILGVEVTYLPSQNGQPLWILGDVFLRSYYSVYDLGNNRVGFATAA from the exons ATGAAGTGGATGGTAGTGGCCTTGGTCTCCCTCCAGGCCTTGGAGGCAGCGGCATTGGTCAA AATCCCCTTGAAGAAATTTAAGTCCATCCGTGAGACCATGAAGGAGAAGGGCCTCCTGGAGGACTTCCTGAGGACCTACAAGTATGACCCGGCCCAGAAGTACCACTTTGGTGACTTCAGCGTGGCCACcgagcccatggactacatgGAC gctgcTTACTTTGGCGAGATCAGCATTGGGACGCCACCACAGAACTTCCTGGTCCTTTTTGATACCGGCTCCTCCAACCTGTGGGTGCCCTCTGTCTACTGCCAGAGCCAGGCCTGCA CCAGCCACACCCGCTTCAACCCCAGCCTGTCCTCCACCTACTACACCAATGAGCAGACCTTCTCCCTGCAGTATGGCAGCGGCAGCCTCACTGGCATCTTAGGCTATGATACCCTGACG GTCCAAGGCATCCAGGTCCCCAACCAGGAGTTCGGCTTGAGTAAGACCGAGCCGGGCACCAGTTTCCTCTATGCGAAGTTCGATGGCATCATGGGCATGGCCTACCCCTCCCTGTCCGTGGATGGGGCCACCATCGTCCTCCAGGGCATGGTGCAGGAGGGTGCCCTCACCAGCCCGATCTTCAGCTTCTACCTCAGCAG CCAACAGGGCTCTCAGGATGGAGGAGCAGTCATCTTTGGGGGTGTGGACAGCAGCCTGTACACGGGGCAGATCTCCTGGGCCCCTGTCACTCAGGAGCTGTACTGGCAGATTGGCGTTGAGGA GTTCCTCATTGGTGACCAGGCCACAGGCTGGTGCTCCGCAGGCTGCCAGGCCATCGTGGACACCGGTACATCTCTGCTCACGGTGCCCCAGCAGTTCCTAAGTGCCCTTCTGCAGGCCACGGGAGCCCAGGAGGACCAGTATGGACAG TTTCCTGTGGACTGTAACAACATCCAGAACCTGCCCACCCTCACCTTTGTCATCAATGGCGTGCAGTTCCCTCTGCCACCTGCCTCCTACATCCTCAAT AATGACGACAACTACTGCATCCTGGGGGTGGAGGTCACCTACCTACCCTCCCAGAATGGCCAGCCCCTGTGGATCCTCGGGGATGTCTTTCTCAGGTCATACTATTCCGTCTACGACCTGGGCAACAACAGGGTGGGCTTCGCCACGGCTGCCTAG